The following proteins are co-located in the Methanobacterium alcaliphilum genome:
- a CDS encoding AAA family ATPase: MKIGLVHLKGAVPAFENFGHLPTHIVGQNGMVEGNNAHKVLDGLIIPGGSIVESGSLTPDLADEIKKMNSQGKFILGICSGFQVLAKETDIGRKSPCPIIKEGLGLLDVNFQPMISNDQVEARITDESFLTQGLVGENISGFHCHTYGKIDGDADPVFYSHIRRVNYTDDPQEVLAGVKNHEGNVVGTMIHGCLDKNPPLVDNILNYIDASEQDKLQIKTDNQELLDRLKGELGIGTGITVPPYNNTSKKLPLMIMVGSTGSDSGKTFLNTGLAGALRKKGLKVGILKVGPDIRDIVPALYLIKEEMEPHSSIKIGNLGWMDLENVLKSLSSYGYDIVLIEGVMSVFTGILNEKTPYSSAEIAKAANIPILLVSGCSKGGIETASVDLISHAIMLQKLGLSVPGIILNRVYDPVIFEKAAEFIKKSLDVEMVASVPKVKMVERGSTPEVEIKLEDFCLAALETVEKYLDADEILKMAKTPQFGKYMSIGDLDKKFGSFR, encoded by the coding sequence ATGAAGATTGGACTAGTGCATCTTAAAGGAGCAGTCCCGGCATTTGAAAATTTTGGACACCTCCCCACTCATATAGTTGGACAAAACGGCATGGTTGAAGGGAATAACGCTCATAAAGTTTTAGATGGGTTAATAATTCCTGGTGGGAGTATAGTTGAATCAGGAAGTCTCACACCGGATTTGGCAGATGAGATAAAGAAGATGAATAGTCAGGGGAAATTCATTTTAGGAATATGTTCAGGGTTCCAGGTTCTTGCAAAAGAAACCGATATCGGTCGCAAATCACCTTGCCCAATAATAAAAGAAGGTCTGGGACTTTTAGATGTGAATTTTCAGCCCATGATCAGCAATGACCAGGTAGAGGCTAGGATAACAGATGAATCGTTTTTAACCCAGGGTTTGGTGGGTGAGAACATCAGTGGGTTCCACTGCCACACTTATGGTAAAATAGATGGTGATGCTGATCCTGTATTTTATTCCCATATTAGGCGGGTAAATTATACGGATGATCCTCAAGAAGTACTGGCAGGGGTTAAAAATCATGAAGGGAATGTTGTAGGAACCATGATTCATGGTTGCCTTGATAAAAACCCGCCACTGGTGGATAACATCCTGAATTACATTGATGCCAGTGAACAGGATAAGCTTCAAATAAAAACTGATAATCAGGAACTTTTAGATAGGTTAAAAGGTGAACTGGGTATAGGTACTGGGATAACTGTTCCTCCTTATAATAATACTTCAAAAAAACTTCCTTTGATGATCATGGTGGGAAGTACAGGTTCTGATTCGGGTAAAACATTTTTAAACACAGGACTTGCAGGGGCGCTGCGTAAAAAAGGACTTAAAGTAGGGATATTAAAAGTAGGCCCAGATATAAGGGATATCGTACCTGCTCTATATTTAATTAAAGAAGAGATGGAACCTCATTCATCAATAAAAATTGGAAATCTGGGATGGATGGACTTAGAAAATGTTTTAAAAAGTTTAAGTTCCTATGGTTATGATATAGTCCTTATTGAGGGAGTCATGAGTGTTTTCACAGGCATTTTAAATGAAAAAACTCCTTATTCATCTGCAGAAATTGCCAAAGCTGCTAATATTCCTATATTATTAGTTTCCGGCTGCAGTAAAGGAGGCATAGAAACAGCATCAGTGGATTTAATCTCTCACGCCATCATGTTACAAAAATTAGGCTTAAGTGTGCCGGGAATTATTTTAAACAGAGTTTATGATCCTGTAATATTTGAAAAAGCAGCAGAGTTCATTAAAAAATCTCTGGATGTAGAAATGGTAGCCAGTGTTCCTAAGGTTAAAATGGTTGAAAGGGGTAGCACTCCCGAGGTTGAAATCAAACTAGAAGATTTCTGTTTAGCTGCTCTTGAAACAGTTGAAAAATATTTGGATGCTGATGAAATATTAAAAATGGCTAAAACTCCACAATTTGGGAAGTATATGTCTATTGGCGATTTAGATAAGAAATTTGGTTCTTTTAGATAG
- a CDS encoding ATPase domain-containing protein — MDRIQIGIGGLDDALGGFPYGRSVLITGDAGCGKTIFGLKFAISSCEAGYSTAYITAEEDSYDLHVQANSFGWNTQELEEQGLLTFVELTGIRARITEAEISMDMDPMKGNFTKILHDIPPETEVVIIDSLGGYTAKLTPYDFRNQFDLLVYELKQRGITSVLILDSATSNEFNELALFSVYGAIKLVRRENPYTGRRERVMDIIKMRSTKTPTQFLTYDIGSDGIIIQNGEEYCEDSELQGNFEG; from the coding sequence ATGGATAGAATTCAAATTGGTATTGGTGGATTAGATGATGCCTTGGGAGGCTTTCCCTATGGCAGGTCCGTGCTAATTACTGGAGATGCAGGGTGTGGAAAAACAATCTTTGGTCTTAAATTTGCAATAAGTAGCTGTGAAGCCGGTTATTCAACCGCATATATAACTGCAGAAGAAGATTCATATGATTTACATGTTCAGGCAAATTCATTTGGATGGAACACTCAAGAATTAGAAGAACAAGGTTTATTGACTTTCGTAGAATTAACCGGTATTAGGGCTAGAATCACAGAGGCTGAGATAAGTATGGATATGGATCCCATGAAAGGTAACTTCACCAAAATACTCCATGACATACCTCCCGAAACTGAAGTAGTGATAATAGACAGTTTAGGTGGATATACTGCTAAATTAACCCCCTATGATTTTAGAAATCAGTTCGATCTTTTGGTATATGAATTAAAACAGAGAGGAATTACCTCTGTCCTTATACTGGATAGTGCAACATCCAATGAATTCAATGAATTGGCTCTTTTCTCAGTTTATGGTGCAATTAAACTGGTGAGAAGGGAGAACCCGTATACTGGACGCCGGGAAAGAGTTATGGATATAATAAAAATGAGGAGTACTAAAACCCCTACCCAGTTTTTAACTTATGACATTGGCTCAGATGGTATAATCATCCAGAATGGGGAAGAATATTGCGAAGATTCTGAATTACAGGGCAATTTTGAGGGTTAA
- the gatA gene encoding Asp-tRNA(Asn)/Glu-tRNA(Gln) amidotransferase subunit GatA, which produces MNLLEKCKSIKNHEITAIDNLNGYVKVIEEKNPDINAFLEINHEKALKTAEEIDSRIENGDKVGKLAGMVIGIKSNINVEDFIISAASNTLENYQGSYDATVIKRIKENDGIIIGMTNMDEFAAGSSTESSYFGPTDNPTAPGRIPGGSSGGSAAAIAAEMCDLALGSDTGGSIRNPASHCGVMGFKPTYGGVSRQGLLDLAMSLDQIGPLARDTSGIALMLDVISGMDPKECTTLDWEVPQFTSLVENGEDSLKGMKLGVVKQFQEVTDDAIVKIIEKSIDKMSDMGAEVVELSFDNIDLCLPTYYLINYVEFFSATRKYDGRKYGYKIEDVCGEEVLRRIHMGSYISQQEFSGKYYKKALQARSLIRKEITQLLNGVDVIVSPTVPKLPHKLGDTLEPMEMYAYDVLTVIANLAGIPASSQKAGDVNGIPVGLQMQAKPLDDDKIIHAMAALESSS; this is translated from the coding sequence ATGAATCTCCTGGAAAAATGTAAATCAATTAAGAATCATGAAATTACTGCCATAGATAATTTAAATGGATATGTTAAAGTAATTGAAGAAAAAAATCCGGACATTAATGCATTTCTAGAGATAAATCATGAAAAAGCCTTGAAAACGGCTGAAGAGATTGATTCTAGAATAGAAAATGGCGATAAAGTTGGAAAACTGGCAGGTATGGTCATTGGTATCAAAAGTAATATTAATGTAGAAGATTTCATCATATCTGCTGCTTCCAATACGTTAGAAAATTATCAGGGAAGTTACGATGCCACAGTCATAAAGAGAATAAAAGAAAACGATGGAATAATCATTGGAATGACTAACATGGATGAATTCGCAGCAGGAAGTTCCACTGAGTCTTCTTATTTCGGCCCAACAGATAATCCTACAGCACCGGGCCGTATACCTGGTGGGTCCAGTGGTGGAAGTGCGGCTGCCATTGCTGCTGAAATGTGTGATCTGGCATTAGGTTCTGATACTGGTGGATCAATTCGAAATCCGGCATCCCACTGTGGAGTCATGGGATTTAAACCAACCTATGGTGGAGTTTCCAGGCAAGGTCTTCTTGATTTAGCCATGAGTCTTGACCAAATAGGTCCTTTGGCTCGAGATACTTCGGGAATTGCTTTAATGTTAGATGTAATATCTGGAATGGATCCTAAAGAGTGCACTACTTTGGACTGGGAAGTACCACAGTTCACTTCCCTTGTGGAAAATGGTGAAGATTCACTAAAAGGAATGAAGCTGGGTGTAGTAAAACAATTCCAGGAAGTCACAGATGATGCAATAGTTAAAATTATTGAAAAATCCATTGATAAAATGAGCGATATGGGTGCAGAGGTAGTGGAATTAAGCTTTGATAATATTGATTTATGCCTACCTACTTACTACCTCATAAACTATGTGGAATTTTTCTCAGCCACCCGTAAATATGACGGCCGAAAATATGGATACAAAATAGAGGATGTTTGTGGTGAAGAAGTACTGCGAAGAATTCATATGGGTTCCTATATAAGTCAACAAGAATTCAGTGGAAAATATTATAAGAAGGCCTTACAGGCTAGATCCCTCATCCGGAAGGAAATAACCCAATTATTAAATGGAGTAGATGTCATTGTGAGCCCTACAGTTCCTAAATTACCACACAAATTAGGAGATACTTTAGAACCAATGGAAATGTACGCCTATGATGTATTGACTGTAATTGCAAACTTAGCAGGAATACCGGCATCCAGCCAAAAAGCAGGGGATGTAAATGGAATCCCTGTCGGATTACAAATGCAAGCAAAACCTCTGGACGATGACAAGATAATCCATGCTATGGCCGCATTGGAATCATCCTCTTAA
- the sepS gene encoding O-phosphoserine--tRNA ligase, which yields MNKKKIIKLAKKDFEKAWVESGKLLKPPHHDQQYPRLRFCTGKTHTLYDTIWEIRQAYLQLGFQETVNPLFIEEDHVYKQFGPEAPAVLDRCFYLAGLPRPDIGLGMDKIEKIESLGVNVNEELLKNLQDVFRGYKKGDVSGDDLVHDVSNALEIQDDMGLRILERVFPEIHQLQPVPSRTTLRSHMTSGWFISLQNIHNNSQLPLKLFSIDRCFRREQREDSSHLMTYHSASCVIVDENVSLDVGKAVSESLLEYFGFSKFKFIPDEKKSKYYIPETQTEVYGYHPRLKDWVEIATFGLYSPIALAKYGIDQEVMNLGVGAERIAMVLHQENDIREMVYPQIYRKLSLSDRDLATMLRINYYPVTEEGKLLMTRILEAWKENASAESPCEFKIFEGEFLGKPINLKAVEEEENTKLLGPAASNEIYIYNGNIVGVPMEGKMENELIRDALNKGIPTNISYIESLAADAAYKIEEMVVSGRNEITIRSTIARSLSDINLQLDNVAMKYITGNNKEIDIRGPIFSTLVCNLI from the coding sequence TTGAATAAGAAAAAGATTATTAAACTTGCTAAAAAAGATTTTGAGAAGGCCTGGGTTGAAAGTGGTAAACTTTTGAAACCCCCTCACCATGATCAACAGTACCCCCGGTTAAGATTTTGCACCGGGAAAACTCACACATTATACGATACTATATGGGAAATTAGACAAGCATATCTCCAATTAGGATTTCAAGAAACTGTAAATCCTCTTTTTATTGAAGAAGATCATGTTTACAAGCAGTTCGGCCCAGAGGCTCCTGCAGTTTTGGACCGTTGTTTCTATCTAGCCGGTCTGCCACGGCCAGATATTGGACTGGGAATGGATAAAATAGAAAAAATAGAAAGTCTAGGCGTGAATGTGAACGAGGAATTACTGAAAAATCTGCAAGATGTTTTTAGAGGGTATAAAAAAGGAGATGTCTCCGGTGACGATTTAGTTCATGATGTTTCTAATGCATTAGAAATACAGGACGATATGGGGTTAAGGATTCTTGAGAGAGTTTTCCCTGAAATTCATCAGCTGCAGCCCGTGCCCAGCCGCACCACCCTCCGATCACACATGACTTCTGGCTGGTTTATCTCACTGCAAAACATCCACAATAACTCCCAACTGCCATTGAAGCTCTTTTCAATTGATCGTTGTTTTAGAAGAGAACAAAGAGAAGATTCCAGCCATCTTATGACCTATCACTCTGCATCATGTGTAATAGTTGATGAGAATGTCTCCTTAGATGTGGGCAAAGCAGTTTCAGAAAGTTTATTGGAATACTTTGGGTTTTCCAAGTTTAAATTCATTCCAGACGAAAAAAAATCAAAATATTACATACCTGAAACTCAAACTGAGGTTTATGGTTATCATCCCCGCTTAAAAGATTGGGTAGAAATCGCGACTTTTGGACTTTATTCGCCCATTGCCTTGGCAAAATATGGCATTGACCAAGAAGTGATGAATTTGGGAGTAGGTGCAGAAAGAATAGCTATGGTGCTGCATCAAGAAAATGATATTCGTGAGATGGTTTACCCCCAAATATACCGTAAATTATCACTTTCAGATAGAGATTTAGCCACCATGCTTCGTATTAATTATTATCCTGTGACAGAAGAAGGGAAGTTATTAATGACCCGCATTTTAGAAGCCTGGAAAGAAAATGCATCTGCAGAATCCCCTTGTGAATTTAAAATATTTGAAGGAGAATTTTTAGGCAAACCAATCAATCTAAAAGCTGTTGAAGAAGAGGAGAATACTAAGCTTTTAGGACCTGCAGCCAGCAATGAAATATATATTTATAATGGAAATATTGTGGGAGTTCCTATGGAAGGAAAAATGGAAAATGAACTTATAAGAGATGCATTGAATAAAGGAATCCCTACAAATATAAGTTATATTGAATCTTTAGCCGCTGATGCTGCTTACAAAATTGAAGAAATGGTGGTGAGTGGAAGAAATGAAATTACAATTAGAAGCACCATTGCACGTTCCCTTTCAGATATAAATTTGCAGCTGGATAATGTGGCTATGAAATATATAACCGGAAATAATAAAGAAATTGATATTAGGGGGCCTATATTCTCAACATTAGTTTGTAATCTGATTTAA
- the ribB gene encoding 3,4-dihydroxy-2-butanone-4-phosphate synthase, translating into MIQKALEALKNGEIVLVFDADNRERETDMIVAAEFMTPQHMTTMRNDAGGLFCVPLSSENSDKLGIPFMTDIMEAAAEKYPVLSELSPTDIPYDEKSAFSITLNHRETFTGVTDNDRAFTIKELGLMCKKGTQKELGKLFRAPGHVTLLRAAEGHVLKRKGHTEMSIALMEMAGLTEVAVCCEMMDDVTGGSLSTDDARKYAEEHGLVFLNGADLIEAYKEFKGL; encoded by the coding sequence ATGATTCAAAAAGCTTTAGAAGCATTAAAAAACGGTGAAATAGTACTAGTATTTGACGCCGATAACCGTGAACGCGAAACTGATATGATTGTCGCAGCGGAATTTATGACCCCTCAACACATGACCACAATGAGAAATGATGCAGGAGGTCTTTTCTGCGTACCATTATCTTCAGAAAATTCAGATAAATTAGGAATACCCTTTATGACAGACATAATGGAAGCCGCTGCAGAAAAATATCCAGTTTTAAGTGAATTATCCCCTACAGACATCCCATATGATGAAAAATCAGCATTTTCTATAACTCTAAATCATCGCGAAACATTCACCGGAGTTACAGACAACGATCGTGCATTCACCATAAAAGAATTAGGCTTAATGTGTAAAAAAGGGACTCAGAAAGAATTAGGAAAATTATTCAGAGCTCCAGGACATGTTACGCTCTTAAGAGCCGCTGAAGGCCACGTCCTTAAAAGAAAGGGCCATACCGAAATGAGCATAGCCCTCATGGAAATGGCCGGTTTGACAGAAGTCGCAGTGTGCTGTGAAATGATGGACGATGTTACTGGTGGTTCACTAAGTACTGATGATGCTAGAAAATACGCAGAAGAACATGGTCTGGTTTTTTTAAATGGTGCTGACTTAATTGAGGCATATAAAGAATTTAAAGGTTTATAA
- a CDS encoding methyltransferase family protein, with protein sequence MNSLKNIIPRIILLMFFLIPLFWFQEFYIHFYAYLTSNVITAVVTQKWQIVLFFILLFVAFLIPLSFRRKAGWLEYGLVVAFFISLFVEMYGIPLTILLASKYFFTPGTQLPPNVLEVNFLGVGLGFDMAMIYGSILILIGTILILLAWITLYIHSKDHGLVTGGIYKYSRHPQYLGFILIILGWFFGWPTPLTLIFAPILIYKYLDVCKKEEKEITIEYPEYGEYKSNVPFMI encoded by the coding sequence ATGAACTCCTTAAAAAATATTATTCCGCGAATTATATTGTTAATGTTCTTTTTGATACCATTATTCTGGTTCCAAGAATTCTACATACATTTCTACGCTTATTTGACCAGTAACGTGATAACTGCCGTGGTTACTCAAAAATGGCAAATTGTTCTGTTTTTTATATTGTTATTTGTCGCATTTTTAATTCCACTGTCATTTCGCCGGAAAGCCGGTTGGTTAGAATACGGGCTGGTGGTGGCATTTTTTATATCATTATTTGTGGAAATGTATGGAATACCACTGACAATCCTACTGGCATCTAAATATTTTTTTACCCCTGGAACACAACTACCACCTAATGTTTTAGAAGTTAATTTTCTAGGGGTGGGTTTGGGTTTTGATATGGCCATGATTTATGGTTCTATTTTAATATTAATAGGGACCATACTAATTTTACTGGCCTGGATAACTCTTTATATCCATTCTAAAGACCACGGGTTAGTTACCGGAGGAATTTATAAGTACAGCAGACATCCGCAGTATTTAGGATTCATACTGATTATTTTAGGGTGGTTTTTTGGTTGGCCTACACCATTAACTTTAATATTTGCACCCATATTGATTTATAAGTATTTAGATGTTTGTAAAAAGGAAGAAAAAGAAATTACAATAGAATATCCAGAATATGGAGAATATAAATCCAATGTTCCATTTATGATTTGA
- a CDS encoding amidohydrolase family protein → METQTILIKNAKILGGNHNKGSVLIENDKIVEISHEIDVNADKVINAENKILMPGLVNTHTHLSMTLLRGLADDLPLDVWLNEHIWPMESHLNGEYCYAGALLACIEMIKSGTTTFNDMYFFMDDVARAVEETGLRGVLSHGMIDLGDGEKRKAEFEETERVIKKCHGAADGRISVAFGPHSPYTCSKELLEGVREKSDKYGALIHIHVSETENEIQQVKEAHGKRPFEYLNDIGFLGENVLAAHAVHLSPEEVEIIKNKGVKLSHNPASNMKLASGVSPVDEMIKKGVCVSLGTDGAASNNNLDILEEMKLAALLQKVNNMDPEALSAETVFQMATANGADALGMKNDLGTIEVGKKADLILLDMKTSHLTPFRHPKSHIVYSANGCDVNTTICNGQILMENKKVISFPEIQAIEIAENAAVEMLSKD, encoded by the coding sequence ATGGAAACTCAGACTATTTTAATAAAAAATGCTAAAATATTAGGCGGAAATCATAATAAAGGATCTGTGTTAATTGAAAATGATAAAATAGTGGAAATTTCCCATGAAATTGATGTTAATGCAGATAAAGTAATTAATGCTGAGAATAAAATTTTGATGCCCGGTCTGGTTAACACCCATACTCACCTGTCCATGACACTTTTACGCGGGTTAGCAGATGATTTGCCATTAGATGTATGGCTTAATGAACACATATGGCCCATGGAATCCCATTTAAATGGAGAATATTGTTATGCTGGTGCTCTTTTGGCATGTATAGAAATGATCAAATCAGGCACCACCACCTTTAACGATATGTACTTCTTTATGGATGACGTGGCGCGAGCTGTAGAGGAAACCGGACTTAGAGGAGTTTTAAGTCATGGCATGATTGATTTAGGTGATGGAGAAAAAAGAAAAGCAGAATTTGAAGAAACTGAAAGGGTAATAAAAAAATGCCATGGCGCCGCTGATGGAAGGATAAGTGTTGCTTTTGGACCTCATTCACCATATACTTGTTCTAAAGAACTTCTAGAAGGTGTTCGTGAAAAATCCGACAAGTATGGTGCTCTCATCCATATCCATGTTTCAGAAACTGAGAATGAAATCCAGCAGGTGAAAGAAGCACATGGCAAACGACCATTCGAATACTTGAATGATATTGGTTTTTTGGGAGAAAATGTTCTGGCAGCGCATGCTGTGCATCTTTCTCCAGAAGAAGTAGAAATTATAAAAAATAAAGGCGTTAAATTATCCCATAACCCGGCCAGTAATATGAAACTCGCTTCAGGAGTTTCACCAGTTGATGAAATGATTAAAAAAGGAGTTTGTGTTTCCCTAGGTACTGATGGCGCTGCTTCTAATAATAATCTGGACATTTTAGAAGAAATGAAACTGGCAGCCCTTCTGCAAAAAGTCAATAATATGGATCCCGAAGCATTATCTGCAGAAACAGTGTTTCAGATGGCCACTGCAAATGGGGCCGATGCTTTGGGAATGAAAAATGACCTGGGAACTATTGAAGTTGGTAAAAAAGCAGACCTGATTCTTTTAGATATGAAAACATCTCATCTTACTCCATTTAGACATCCTAAATCCCATATTGTTTATTCTGCCAATGGATGTGATGTTAACACCACTATTTGTAATGGGCAAATTTTAATGGAAAATAAAAAAGTTATAAGTTTCCCTGAAATCCAAGCTATTGAAATCGCTGAAAATGCCGCAGTTGAGATGCTTTCTAAAGATTGA
- a CDS encoding HAD family hydrolase, whose protein sequence is MKQLVLFDIDKTLIDRSECHHQAFIHAFRKIFNVNTCVDVINYHGKTDPQIMHEVLLEEGLDENEICPLKNDFIDCLSQYFIANVKFDKIKVMDGCQVLLKELENKKVVLGLLTGNLETIAYAKLNHVNLGHYFKLGGFGSDSYYRPNLVKTALKRAKNDFGIIPDKDNIFVVGDTPLDVAAGIMAGVLTIGVASGEYSINELEDSGADFVLDNLNDFKKFLEIVKKEKKIRK, encoded by the coding sequence ATGAAGCAGTTAGTGCTATTTGATATAGATAAAACATTAATTGACAGATCTGAGTGTCACCACCAGGCATTTATCCATGCATTTAGAAAAATTTTTAATGTAAATACTTGCGTTGATGTAATTAACTATCATGGAAAGACAGACCCTCAAATAATGCATGAAGTTTTGCTTGAAGAAGGCCTTGATGAAAATGAAATCTGTCCCTTGAAGAATGATTTTATTGATTGTCTCTCCCAGTATTTTATTGCTAATGTGAAGTTTGATAAAATTAAAGTAATGGATGGGTGTCAAGTACTTCTAAAAGAGCTTGAAAACAAAAAAGTTGTTTTGGGACTTTTAACTGGTAACCTGGAAACTATTGCTTATGCTAAACTCAACCATGTTAATCTGGGGCATTATTTCAAGTTGGGTGGTTTTGGGAGTGACAGTTATTACCGGCCTAATCTGGTTAAAACAGCCTTAAAAAGGGCTAAAAATGATTTTGGGATTATTCCCGATAAAGACAATATTTTTGTTGTTGGTGACACTCCACTGGATGTGGCTGCAGGAATAATGGCAGGCGTACTCACCATAGGAGTTGCCAGCGGAGAATACTCAATTAATGAATTAGAAGACAGTGGTGCGGATTTTGTTTTAGATAATTTAAATGACTTTAAAAAATTTTTAGAAATTGTAAAAAAAGAAAAGAAAATCAGAAAATAG
- a CDS encoding DUF120 domain-containing protein — protein MMKINGLITSGSGKGEYFMSQDIYTSQFKDKLGFIPFKGTLNILIEKEDLDKIHSIKNKNSEVIKGSKGFGNVLLVEANLQDNVKGAIIFPAKTTHPEEFLEFVAAEGLRKSLHLRDGDSVTLNIKE, from the coding sequence ATGATGAAAATAAATGGTCTCATTACTTCCGGATCAGGGAAAGGAGAGTATTTCATGTCACAAGACATATATACATCCCAATTTAAAGATAAATTAGGTTTTATTCCATTTAAGGGAACTTTAAATATTTTAATTGAAAAAGAAGATTTAGATAAAATCCATTCAATTAAAAATAAAAATTCAGAAGTTATAAAAGGTTCAAAAGGTTTTGGAAATGTTTTGTTGGTTGAAGCAAATTTACAGGACAATGTGAAAGGCGCTATCATTTTTCCAGCCAAAACAACTCATCCAGAAGAGTTTTTAGAGTTCGTTGCCGCTGAAGGTCTCCGTAAATCTCTTCATTTAAGGGATGGCGATAGTGTGACATTAAATATAAAAGAGTGA
- the tfrA gene encoding fumarate reductase (CoM/CoB) subunit TfrA, with amino-acid sequence MESEIYQCDVLIIGSGGAGCRAAIEVSKYNLKPIIISKGLSFKSGCTGMAEGGYNAAFAFVDSDDNPDIHYEDTLKGGGFLNDPELARILVDESSKRLVDLENFGALFDRQESGELNQRPFGGQRYRRTCFQGDRTGHEMITALKEEIIKQGIETLDEVMITALILDESGKKVQGAVGVSLKDSRLMIFRAKSTILAAGGAGQIYPVTSNTIQKGGDGFALAWNAGADLIDMEQVQFHPTGMVYPDSRKGVLVTEAVRGEGGLLLDKDENRFMGNYDSRMELATRDVVARAIYNEIMEGRGTENGGVFLDVTHLAPGLIEEKLETMLLQFLDVGVDIRKEPMEVAPTAHHFMGGVKIDKDGKTTLKNLFAAGEVTGGVHGANRLGGNALADTQVFGQRAGESAAKNALKSDDGLNKVFIEREKNRIEGKIKKGDISPQQIKKELQQTMWENVAIIRTEMSLRMALRVINQLESHLQNMDVSGESKFNRDLQNALEVENMIETAKMVITGAVLRQESRGSHYREDFSETRDDWKKSIVLNRNGKIGLIPR; translated from the coding sequence ATGGAAAGCGAGATATATCAGTGTGATGTTTTAATCATTGGGTCTGGAGGAGCTGGCTGTAGAGCAGCTATAGAAGTTTCTAAATATAATTTAAAACCTATTATTATTTCTAAAGGATTATCTTTTAAATCCGGTTGTACAGGAATGGCTGAAGGGGGATATAATGCGGCTTTTGCATTTGTAGATAGTGATGATAATCCGGATATTCACTATGAAGATACTTTAAAAGGTGGGGGATTTCTTAATGATCCTGAATTGGCCAGAATATTAGTGGACGAATCTTCAAAACGATTGGTAGATCTAGAAAACTTTGGGGCCCTTTTTGATCGTCAAGAATCTGGAGAATTAAATCAGAGACCTTTTGGGGGCCAGAGATATAGGAGAACCTGTTTCCAGGGCGATAGGACTGGTCATGAAATGATTACGGCATTAAAAGAGGAAATAATTAAGCAGGGAATCGAAACTTTGGATGAGGTAATGATAACTGCTTTGATTTTGGATGAAAGTGGAAAAAAAGTTCAAGGAGCCGTAGGTGTATCACTAAAAGATTCTAGACTAATGATATTCCGGGCAAAATCAACTATTTTGGCTGCTGGTGGTGCTGGACAAATTTATCCAGTGACTTCTAACACTATTCAAAAGGGGGGTGATGGTTTTGCATTGGCTTGGAATGCTGGAGCCGATTTAATTGACATGGAACAGGTGCAGTTCCACCCTACAGGGATGGTATATCCTGATTCTCGAAAAGGGGTTTTAGTAACCGAAGCAGTTCGTGGAGAAGGAGGATTATTGCTTGATAAGGATGAAAACCGTTTCATGGGCAATTACGACTCTCGCATGGAATTAGCTACTAGGGATGTGGTTGCTAGGGCTATTTACAATGAGATAATGGAAGGAAGAGGTACAGAAAATGGGGGGGTATTTCTGGATGTAACTCACCTGGCCCCTGGGTTAATAGAAGAAAAACTGGAAACCATGCTGCTCCAATTTTTGGATGTGGGTGTGGACATTCGAAAAGAACCAATGGAAGTAGCTCCCACAGCTCACCACTTCATGGGGGGAGTTAAAATTGATAAAGATGGCAAAACCACTCTTAAAAATCTTTTTGCAGCAGGCGAGGTTACTGGGGGAGTGCATGGTGCTAACAGGTTAGGTGGAAATGCCCTAGCTGACACCCAGGTTTTTGGGCAAAGAGCAGGGGAATCAGCTGCAAAAAATGCTCTAAAATCAGATGATGGATTGAACAAGGTATTCATTGAAAGAGAAAAAAATAGGATAGAGGGTAAAATCAAAAAAGGAGATATTTCTCCTCAACAAATAAAAAAAGAACTTCAACAAACCATGTGGGAAAATGTGGCCATAATACGAACTGAAATGAGTCTTAGAATGGCTTTAAGGGTTATAAATCAATTAGAATCTCATTTGCAGAATATGGATGTTTCTGGGGAGTCTAAATTTAACAGGGATTTGCAAAATGCGTTAGAAGTTGAAAACATGATTGAAACAGCTAAAATGGTCATCACTGGGGCAGTATTGCGACAGGAAAGTAGGGGTTCTCATTATCGTGAAGATTTCTCTGAGACCCGGGATGACTGGAAAAAGAGTATAGTTTTAAATAGAAATGGCAAAATTGGTTTAATTCCAAGGTAA